The Scleropages formosus chromosome 20, fSclFor1.1, whole genome shotgun sequence genomic interval ATCTTCTTTGGTTTCTATGCAATTCCTTCATTTAACAAATTCCTCTCTTTAAGCTACACTGGTGGCTGTTATTTGCAGAactacttttaaataaatgaaaaaataatgataaatctGAGTACAAGTATAATGTGAAGTAGACTTGAAATGTTGATATAAGTTATATCAATACTATGAGAACTGGGCCTCCGCTAATTATCTAGCTATAATAATTTTCTGTTGTGCATCAAATGTTGCCCAAACTTAgtttaaaacagttttctgtGACTGTGTGGCAGGTTCCATGCTGCTGTTAATTCAGTGCTTGACAGACACAAGCCTGATGTAGTTGAGCTCCATGTGTCCCTGACTCCAGCCATGAGGGCCATCCAGACCTCGGTGCTGGACATCATGAATGCTTGTCTGAAGGAGCTGAAGCGCTACAACCCGACACTGGAGGCTGAGGATCTCTCTCTGGAGAACATGCTGAGCAGCGCCTTTGAGAAAGTGAGAATTTCAGCACCAACATCTCTAACTATGAGGTGCTTGGATTCTGAAGCTGGTGCCTTTTACACAATAGTTTGCATAAAGCAGGTAGCTTTTATTTTGAGTTGTTATAAGTAGGTAGGTAAATGAAGTTCTAATGTGTTGTAACAAGTTTGTGTTAGCAGGTGATTGTAAAGCTTTAAAAAGATGATGCTTATACttttgtatatttacagtaatgCCTCTGTAGCCTATCTTAAAAGGGTTAATAACTGCAGAATTTTAGTCCTGAAGAACTCCAGTGGGCCATTAATATATATTCACCATTTTCTTGGTTAAGTTCACATCTGTAAGGTTGTTGCAAACAGTTGTGTCTGTTTTCAGACAATTCGTCACTACCTGGATCCACTGTGGCACCAGCTGGGAGCCAAAACAAAATCGCTGGTCCAAGATCTGAAAATTCTGCGTACCCTGCTGCTCTACCTCACCCAGTATGACTGTGTCACCTTTCTGAACCTTCTGGAGTCCCTGCGTTCCAGTCAAAAAGCTTTTGGAAGCAACTCAGGTGGAGctaattgtttggaaaaacatAACGGGACAGGGCTGCTTTCAAGCCATCATATATACAAAAACATGTTCATATTTGCAATTCATGACCTGgatttttagtttgttttatcCACTTGAAGTGGTGTATCTTGCTTGATTGTAATAGTGTCTTATTTCTGTAGGGTGGTTGTTCCTGGACTCTAGTACATCTTTGTTTGTTAATGCTCGTACACGTGTGTACCGTGTATCTGAGACAAAGAAGAAGCTGAAGGTAACAGATGGTGcacagcaacaacaaaacaatacaGGTAAACTCCACAGCCCAAAGTATGCAATGATTTCTCACTTCCCTGTACTCCCACAGAGTTTTTATGAATGCTTAAGAAATACATCTCAGACTATAATGATAGGCTACACATCTGTTGGTACATGGCTgatcctttttaaaaattacctgTAGCTCTACCCAGAACTCTGCCTGGGGTTGTGTGGTTGTTCCTTGTTGCATGTAGATTTTCTGTCACTTCAGTGGAGATCAAGAGGGAgctggtgctggagaagagcCCTAAGTGGGAGGCACTGACTGAGGTAATGCAGGAGATTGAGAGACAGAACAGCAgctgtgaagaaggcccaggtAAAGGACAGTCATTTCACCCTCGTCATAGGACTTTGGTCTGGAAGATTTTAATagtttgttttgaatttatgTGCTATATGTCGGGAGCTATATGTGATTCTGAACTTTGACTCCTAGGACGGGTGTTGATCTGTGCCAGTGACGATAGGACCTGCGCCCAGCTGCGGGAATATATCAGTCGTGGAGCCGAGGCCCTGCTGCACCGTCTCTATGCACGCACCATTGGCAAAAGGGATGCTCTCTTTCAGCaaggctttgaaaaaaaaagaaaagcctggGACAGAAAGGAGCTTGAGAAGGGTACAAATGGCAAGAAACCAACAGTGAAGCAAACAAAAGGCAGCAAGAAGAGCAAGAAGCCATATCTAACCCTCACTCAGATGGTGGAGAAGGAAGCTGAGGTAGAAGCACTTGGCAGTAGTGCTGAcggagaggatgaagaagaggaagtaGAGCTCGGCTTGGACCTACCTTCCGACAATTGTTACGGAATCTTGAAGGAACCACTAACTGTCATCCATCCACTCCAGGGCTGCACTGACCCCTACAGCCTGACACGGGTACTGCATGAAGTAGAGCCAAAATATGCAGTGCTGTATGATGCTGAGCTGTCCTTTGTTCGCCAGCTGGAAACCTATAAAGCCAGTCGTCCAGGCAAACCAATGAGGTATGCAGACACAACATATTTTCATCAGAAACTGATGGTTAATCATATCCATTGTGAGCGATCGGAGCTGAAAATTTTCAGGAGATAAAAGTTTTAAACTGGTAATATACTTTATAACAGCTAAACTTAAGAAACTTTATACTTACACTCAGTTTTGGGTGCCTTACTTGAAAGCTGTAAAATATTACAGTTCTTCAAACATGACTCCTACTTTTAAGGGTGTACTTCCTTATTTACGCTGGCTCCACGGAGGAACAGAGGTATTTGACTGCTCTACGCAAGGAAAAAGAGGCATTTGAGCATCTCATCAGGTGAGCAGCACTCACACAACTTTTTGTCCATTTGCATAGAATCAAGGTTTCTGAAGTACGGAAACAGAGAGGGGTGTCATTCCCTAGAATATTTTAAGGACCTTCAGcgttatttctgtgaaacagtgTGATCTGTTGATTTCTCTGGATGAGTACAGGGAGAAGGCCAGCATGGTCGTGCCAGAGGAAAGAGAAGGACGAGAGGGCACAAACTTAGACCTGATCCGGAGCCAGGAGCCTGCCAATGCCACCACTAACACTTGCAAAGCAGGCAAGGCTTTTCACTACCACCTACTGAACTCTTTATTTGTCCTTTGTGGATTCTTGTATTCTCCTCCTGTTCCTGCTGACATGAAGGTTTGTGTGGTTACTCATTTCTAAATTAAATGGTGCTGAAATATAAGGATACATAATGAACATGTAATTAAACACTACCGGTGTATGGATAACATGGCAACTGATAGTGTAGTAGTTGGaactgctgcccttggatccgaaggttaccaatttgaatctcacctacttcTGTAGTGCTCTTTAGAAaggtatttattctgaattgctccagtaaaaattaccgagctgtataaatgggtatatagttgtatgtagcttaatgatgtaagttgctttggggacaAGCCTCaactgaatgagtaaatgtaatgatttatgTGACTCTAATAACCCTTTGTTCCTGTTTGAATGTGCATAAACTAGGAGGCCAGGAGCAAAATGTGGAATCTTCACGAGTCATTGTAGACATGCGAGAATTCAGGAGTGAGCTGCCCTCCCTGCTGCACAGACGGGGTCTGGACATAGAGCCTGTCACACTAGAGGTGGGAGATTACATTCTGACTGCGGATATGTGTGTGGAGCGCAAGAGTGTGAGCGACCTTATTGGTTCCCTGCAAAGTGGCCGGCTGTATACACAGTGCCTTTCCATGACACGATTCTATCGCCGGCCTGTGCTCCTCATTGAGTTTGACCCAGCCAAGCCCTTCTCCCTGGTGGCCCGCTCTGACCTGAGGCAGGAGATCTCAGCCAATGACGTGACCTCTAAGCTCACTCTACTCACGCTGCATTTCCCTCGGTTGCGGCTGCTCTGGTGCCCCTCGCCACACGTCACAGCAGAACTCTTTGAGGAGCTAAAGCGGGGCCGACCTGAGCCAGATGCCGCTGCCGCCCAAGCCATCACTGTTGAGTCCGACACGGTCACAGAGTCTGCCAACCTCTACAACCCTGGGACATATGATTTCTTACTGCGCATGCCAGGTGTCAATACCAAGAACTGCCATGCCCTCATCAGAAATGCTGGCAGCCTTGCAGAACTGGCTACCTTCAGCCAGGACAGACTGGCAGACATCCTGGGCAGTGTGACTAACGCCAGACTTCTGCATGAGTTCATCCATGGCACGACCAAGAAGCAGCTTCCACTGAAAAAGGAAGCAGCAGAGGGCTGGGGCCAGAGGTGACAGAGGGTGTCTTATCTGGGTCACATGACATCACATAGTGGTCTGAACTTTAGTCTCTCAAGAACCCAGTTTTCTACTATAGTTTATAGTTTTGTGTGCAGTAGAATTATaagtatttttatgaaatgacTGTTGTTCATGTAAAATTTCAGAATACAGTTTTAGCTATACTCACAAGAAAATTCAGCACTTTTCATGACTCACTTGAAAACAATTACATGGACTGAAACTAGAACCTTTGTCTCATTATGTGAATAACTTGGTGAATAATTAACTTTACATGCTTGGGTAAATAAGTGCATGTCAAAATGGattgctttcattgttttttcccTCAGGTTTATGAATTCTTTGCtgttacatttgaatttattttagtATGAATTTGGCTCAAAGGGTTATTTAAAGGCAACTTTCCCAGACTAATGCTCACTTGTGTAATTACAACGGTGGCACAGTAAAATGAGCAGTTTGTCTATGCACTGTATCAATCCCTGATTAagtcctacaattttttttttctctttttttttgaaaaaggtacacaaacattttacatacaatatgtgagtagcagctgtgtaaacacttatctgggcatgatcataaagttatggtgcatgaacatttacaccatacatgagctcaTTGAGAGATCGTGGgtaaagtgagtctggaagaggtgacttttcagacccttcttaaatgtggacagagtttcagtacttctgagtgagagggggaggttgttccaccacaacaaagccagaaccgaaaaactccatgctttaccttccATGTGCGGGACCGCCAAGCAgacagaagtagatgagcgaagtggtctggttggggtgtagcggttgatcaagtcttgtaaatagctgggagcagttctactgatgcatttgtaggcaataaccagggtcttaaatttgatctgggcagctatagaaaaccagtgcagagaaacgagtagaggagatacatgggaacactttggcaagtcaaacacaactcatgcagcagcattctgtatcagctgtagaggtttgatggtagtAGTGGGAAAGCTGCACAACAGAGAGTTGCAgaagtccagatgggatgtcaccatgacctggacaagtagttgggcagagtcacttgtgaggtaaggacagatcctgtggatattatgcaggatgtatctgcaggtctgggttgtggcttcgatgtgttgagagaaagagagacttgagtcaatcatcgcTCCTaaactcttagccgaggaggtaggcaaaataagtgagttgttcagtttgatcgaTAAATCGTGATaagaggacaggccagcagggaggtgaagaatctctgttttggagaggttggaGGTGCTGGAAATTTTCATGGATCTATGTGCAATTTCTTCCATGCctgttaattttactggaagatAAAATTAAAGCtcagaaactgaaatgtcctggcaaaatatttagaaaatgcCTGAACTCCACTCAGTGTCTATGGGCTACAGCTATGAGACTTTATCGCTGTCTTTTACCTGGTTTTCGTGACACAGAGTCCCCTAAACTTGGACAGACCTCTGCTCCTTCTTTCATGTTACTGTGaactatttttataaaataaagatgatagtttcttgatttttttttcatcctaaATAAACAGTATGGTGGATTAGATCCATAACAAGTCAGTCAGGCATGTAGTAAAGTCCACTGAAGTGGCAAACTGCATGGCTTGGGTTTCAAAAGGACAAAAGTTTGTTACACAGCCTCTCAATTTTTATATGAGGGAGTTTTtgggaaatgtatatttttcaccATAAGACGCTGCAAAAATTGGCATTCTATCCTACATGGGCTTCATACCAAAGGGCACTACGATGGGGAAAACAGCGTGGAAAAACTTAAATGACTGGTGTGCTTATCTGGTGAATAGTTACACTGGTGGGTTGCATGGCAGCAGGGAGTCTGAGTTGTTCaagcataggtttgaatccagctaaGTTTGTGTGGTctcctgggtgctctgatttcctccagtagtccaaagacatgtttcaggcaCGCTGGTAACTAGTATGTGAatgtgtggttaccctgtgatggactggtgtcctattcAGAGTCTACTCTACTTAGACTTgtgctctggaccaccacaaccctgacttggacaggCAGTtgaggacagtgtgtgtgtgtgtgtgtgaatcttaCACTGATGATTCATAGAGGAAAGCTGGATGGTTCAACCACCTTCACCCAGGATCCATAACACACCTCTCGGGTGCCAACACAAGAAAGAATGACATTAAAGTTTGTCTCTACCAGGAGATATTTTAGGGTTTCATTAACTGTACTTAGAAATACAGAATGGGGAAATGTGTTCAAATTATTGACATCTCTTCAGGTTATTAATTAGGGACAATAGCGCATAGTCCCAATTTGTGAatcaaaaacacagtaattgtGTGGGAAAGTACACAATTTACTCATACGTACTACAAATGTGGAATAATTCAcacattattttacaaaatattaaaattatagtagaaaatgtgtGACCTTGGTGCATTATATATTTTGAGTTGCAGAAATGCCTAAGTTGTAGATTTGTAGCAAGTTCAGACAGCTAGGAGTCAATTATTTTAGAGATATCAATGACATGTACCTGTTAAACCACTGcaaag includes:
- the ercc4 gene encoding DNA repair endonuclease XPF; protein product: MAGPLLEFETDMFLGLFSADGLLVTAEGMGVDRVLLQFLRVYSEEGSLVLLLNTTAPEQEYLTEQLRAEGVRHLPRTITSEVASSERYDVYTQGGVLFVTSRILVVDFLTDRIPAHLISGILVYRAHKIIESCQEAFILRLFRQKNKTGFIKAFTDKAIAFSSGFCQVERVMRNLFVKKLFLWPRFHAAVNSVLDRHKPDVVELHVSLTPAMRAIQTSVLDIMNACLKELKRYNPTLEAEDLSLENMLSSAFEKTIRHYLDPLWHQLGAKTKSLVQDLKILRTLLLYLTQYDCVTFLNLLESLRSSQKAFGSNSGWLFLDSSTSLFVNARTRVYRVSETKKKLKVTDGAQQQQNNTVEIKRELVLEKSPKWEALTEVMQEIERQNSSCEEGPGRVLICASDDRTCAQLREYISRGAEALLHRLYARTIGKRDALFQQGFEKKRKAWDRKELEKGTNGKKPTVKQTKGSKKSKKPYLTLTQMVEKEAEVEALGSSADGEDEEEEVELGLDLPSDNCYGILKEPLTVIHPLQGCTDPYSLTRVLHEVEPKYAVLYDAELSFVRQLETYKASRPGKPMRVYFLIYAGSTEEQRYLTALRKEKEAFEHLIREKASMVVPEEREGREGTNLDLIRSQEPANATTNTCKAGGQEQNVESSRVIVDMREFRSELPSLLHRRGLDIEPVTLEVGDYILTADMCVERKSVSDLIGSLQSGRLYTQCLSMTRFYRRPVLLIEFDPAKPFSLVARSDLRQEISANDVTSKLTLLTLHFPRLRLLWCPSPHVTAELFEELKRGRPEPDAAAAQAITVESDTVTESANLYNPGTYDFLLRMPGVNTKNCHALIRNAGSLAELATFSQDRLADILGSVTNARLLHEFIHGTTKKQLPLKKEAAEGWGQR